A part of Magnetospirillum sp. genomic DNA contains:
- a CDS encoding N,N-dimethylformamidase: MYRIVGYCDRWSARPGEAVRFMVSSVGDAPFDLRFVRLLCPDPNPDGPGYSEVAMPTGLDGKQPGFERPAYLGSYGHAAGLKLGSDTIRLSATVWPTTPGKGLQGILALEGKGGSFALAIGPGGGAAAIVARANAAPTIVEVKLPLQQQGWADIVATYAPDGTVAVEQRAHRPQRDVGEARGTAPAVAFGGAANVFVAALPPDGAGAPACAHYNGKIERPTVECRVAASDAWQTAAQWDFAADIPMQTAPDARGAVPPLELVNFPARAMTGSNWTGTIHDWRRNPAQYGAIHFHDDDHGDTGWPTSFELRVPDDWPTGFYAAHVRSEVAEDMIPFFVRPRAPQADVAFLVPTFTYQVYGNHFRPGRGAEIAARAAAWGALPQTPDMNPQFGMSTYQRHADGSGISVASLLRPMFDTRPKQISVMDPAPGASGAGRICADAYVSQWMREEGVAHDVVTDHDLHAEGLTAIAPYRVLIAGQHPEYLSERMMQAIEAFLEAGGRLMYLGGNGFYWRAEPSATHPHALEVRRAEGGIRTWETQPGESYHAFADGYGGLWRRIGRPSHRLVGIGFSTQGRYSGFPYRFTAAVADPRVAFMFDRVDAEPGAEFGAFGYMGGGAAGFELDSVNARYGSPAHALVVAKGVVLRPDYSWVNEDMLTEIHPRPREAWSCADMTFFETPAGGAVFSVGSMTFVGALPIAGQLRQLTTNVLARFRDPAPFDMPR, encoded by the coding sequence ATGTATCGCATTGTCGGCTACTGCGACCGCTGGAGTGCACGGCCCGGTGAGGCGGTGCGCTTTATGGTGTCCAGCGTCGGCGATGCGCCGTTCGATCTGCGCTTCGTGCGTCTGCTGTGCCCAGATCCCAATCCGGACGGGCCGGGCTACAGCGAAGTTGCGATGCCGACTGGTCTCGACGGGAAGCAGCCGGGCTTCGAACGTCCGGCCTATCTCGGAAGCTACGGCCATGCGGCAGGCCTGAAACTCGGCAGCGATACGATCCGCCTGTCGGCGACGGTTTGGCCGACGACGCCCGGCAAAGGGCTGCAGGGAATCCTGGCCCTTGAGGGCAAGGGCGGATCGTTCGCGTTGGCGATCGGGCCAGGCGGCGGTGCAGCAGCGATCGTCGCGCGTGCGAATGCAGCGCCGACGATCGTCGAAGTAAAGCTGCCGCTGCAGCAGCAGGGCTGGGCCGACATCGTCGCGACGTATGCGCCGGACGGCACGGTGGCGGTCGAACAGCGCGCCCATCGGCCGCAACGCGATGTGGGCGAAGCGCGTGGTACTGCACCTGCTGTTGCGTTCGGCGGTGCGGCCAATGTCTTCGTCGCGGCATTGCCGCCCGACGGGGCCGGGGCACCGGCGTGCGCGCACTACAACGGCAAGATCGAGCGGCCGACCGTTGAATGCCGTGTCGCCGCTTCGGATGCATGGCAAACGGCTGCGCAATGGGATTTCGCGGCCGACATTCCCATGCAGACGGCGCCCGATGCGCGCGGCGCGGTACCGCCGCTCGAACTCGTCAACTTCCCGGCGCGCGCCATGACGGGTTCGAACTGGACCGGGACGATCCATGATTGGCGCCGCAATCCTGCACAATACGGTGCGATCCATTTCCACGACGACGACCATGGCGATACCGGCTGGCCGACGAGTTTCGAACTGCGCGTGCCCGACGATTGGCCGACCGGTTTCTACGCCGCACATGTACGCAGCGAAGTTGCCGAAGACATGATCCCGTTTTTCGTGCGGCCGCGTGCGCCGCAGGCCGATGTGGCGTTCCTCGTTCCCACCTTCACCTACCAGGTCTACGGCAACCATTTTCGTCCCGGGCGCGGGGCCGAGATCGCCGCGCGCGCCGCTGCGTGGGGAGCACTGCCTCAAACGCCCGACATGAATCCGCAATTCGGCATGTCGACCTACCAGCGCCATGCCGACGGTTCGGGCATTTCGGTCGCCTCGCTGCTGCGCCCGATGTTCGACACGCGCCCCAAACAGATCAGCGTGATGGATCCGGCACCCGGCGCTTCGGGGGCGGGCCGCATCTGCGCCGATGCCTACGTGTCGCAATGGATGCGCGAAGAGGGCGTCGCGCACGACGTCGTGACCGACCATGATCTGCATGCCGAAGGGCTCACCGCCATCGCACCCTATCGCGTGCTGATAGCGGGCCAGCATCCGGAGTATCTGTCCGAACGCATGATGCAGGCGATCGAAGCGTTTCTCGAAGCGGGCGGCCGGCTCATGTATCTCGGCGGCAACGGCTTCTACTGGCGCGCCGAGCCGAGTGCGACGCATCCGCATGCGCTCGAAGTGCGCCGCGCCGAAGGCGGCATTCGCACCTGGGAGACGCAGCCCGGCGAGAGCTACCATGCGTTCGCGGACGGTTACGGCGGCCTGTGGCGCCGCATCGGGCGGCCGAGCCACAGGCTCGTCGGGATCGGATTCTCGACGCAAGGCCGCTATTCGGGCTTTCCCTATCGCTTCACCGCCGCAGTCGCAGATCCGCGCGTAGCGTTCATGTTCGACCGCGTCGATGCCGAGCCGGGGGCCGAGTTCGGCGCGTTCGGCTATATGGGCGGCGGGGCGGCAGGTTTCGAACTCGACAGCGTCAATGCGCGCTACGGTTCGCCCGCCCATGCCCTCGTCGTCGCCAAGGGTGTGGTGCTGCGCCCCGACTATTCGTGGGTCAACGAAGACATGCTGACCGAAATTCACCCGCGCCCGCGCGAGGCTTGGTCGTGCGCCGACATGACGTTCTTCGAAACGCCGGCGGGCGGTGCGGTCTTCTCGGTGGGGTCGATGACGTTTGTGGGCGCGTTGCCGATTGCCGGTCAATTGCGGCAGCTTACCACAAACGTCTTGGCGCGGTTCCGCGATCCCGCACCGTTTGACATGCCGCGTTAG
- a CDS encoding ABC transporter substrate-binding protein has product MLNNVSRRGFLAGSASLTALGATGLAAPAIAQGAMTPVKFTLPFVAQGATAFAFVARERGFFRARGLDVDIALGTGSPPAAQAIAAGQFDIGLVSAAATIQQAARGLSLTAVGTMMYDATMAIAVPADSPIRTPKDLEGKRLGANPRGLDFAFWPAYARLANINTTGITVQQLDPNVLERTLSQRQVDAVTCVAASSLPTFQSLNLPVRFMMWKDAGLNFYHNTVVTRPDVVAQRPQLVQGVVDALGEAMALTLRDPDAALEAFVRQRPEIGMSDQSRGSARLGQGLMGVTVAQEEAIRNGIGFADMAKVDKMIDTVMEFSVQDGRRPVTDQLYTNRFAGNIKLTAAEWEAVRVRKAPFAQFLA; this is encoded by the coding sequence ATGCTCAACAATGTGTCGCGTCGCGGCTTCCTCGCGGGCTCGGCTTCGCTGACCGCTCTCGGCGCCACCGGCCTTGCTGCCCCCGCGATCGCACAAGGTGCGATGACGCCGGTCAAGTTCACGCTGCCCTTCGTGGCGCAAGGCGCGACGGCTTTTGCCTTCGTTGCGCGCGAGCGCGGCTTCTTCCGCGCGCGCGGTCTCGATGTCGATATCGCCCTCGGCACCGGCTCGCCGCCGGCAGCCCAAGCGATCGCCGCCGGGCAGTTCGATATCGGTCTCGTCTCGGCCGCCGCGACGATCCAGCAGGCCGCGCGCGGCCTCAGCCTCACGGCCGTCGGCACGATGATGTACGACGCGACGATGGCGATCGCCGTACCCGCCGACAGCCCGATCCGCACGCCCAAGGATCTCGAAGGCAAGCGGCTGGGCGCTAATCCGCGCGGCCTCGACTTCGCGTTTTGGCCGGCCTATGCGCGCCTTGCCAACATCAATACGACCGGCATCACGGTCCAGCAGCTCGATCCCAACGTGCTCGAGCGCACGCTTTCGCAGCGCCAGGTCGATGCGGTCACGTGCGTTGCAGCTTCGTCGCTGCCGACGTTCCAGTCGCTCAATCTGCCTGTGCGTTTCATGATGTGGAAGGATGCGGGCCTCAATTTCTATCACAACACCGTCGTCACGCGGCCCGACGTGGTGGCACAGCGCCCGCAGCTCGTGCAGGGCGTGGTCGATGCGCTCGGCGAGGCGATGGCGCTCACCTTGCGCGATCCGGATGCAGCCCTCGAAGCCTTCGTGCGCCAGCGCCCGGAAATCGGCATGTCCGACCAGTCGCGCGGCTCGGCGCGTTTGGGTCAGGGGCTGATGGGCGTTACGGTCGCTCAGGAAGAGGCGATCCGCAACGGCATCGGTTTCGCCGACATGGCCAAGGTTGACAAGATGATCGATACGGTCATGGAGTTCTCGGTGCAGGACGGCCGCCGCCCGGTCACCGACCAGCTCTACACGAACCGCTTTGCCGGCAACATCAAGCTCACGGCCGCCGAGTGGGAAGCCGTGCGCGTGCGCAAGGCGCCGTTCGCGCAGTTCCTGGCCTAG
- a CDS encoding ABC transporter ATP-binding protein: protein MSDPRFIRVRDVAKTYVAGATEVEAVARVAFDVAEGQFVSILGPSGCGKSTLLMMCAGLEAASDGTIEIAGRPVVGPRREFGLIFQDATLLPWKTSLENVLFPIRMMKRDPAQYRDRAEALLRQVGLGDFLHKRPSELSGGMRQRVAICRALIHDPELLMMDEPFSALDAITRDEMNEALARIWETQRKTGLFVTHSIREAVFLADRVLVMSGRPSTIALDFQVPFARPRDPALVETPEFAKICAMLKRTIEAGYARSGRSAA from the coding sequence ATGTCCGATCCGCGTTTCATTCGCGTGCGCGACGTCGCGAAGACCTACGTTGCAGGTGCAACGGAGGTCGAAGCGGTCGCACGCGTCGCGTTCGATGTCGCCGAAGGCCAGTTCGTCTCGATCCTCGGGCCCTCGGGCTGCGGCAAATCCACGTTGCTGATGATGTGCGCAGGTCTTGAGGCCGCGTCGGACGGTACGATCGAAATCGCCGGGCGGCCTGTCGTTGGCCCGCGGCGCGAGTTCGGCCTCATCTTCCAGGATGCGACGTTGTTGCCCTGGAAGACGTCGCTCGAAAACGTGCTGTTCCCGATCCGCATGATGAAACGCGATCCCGCCCAGTATCGCGACCGCGCGGAGGCTTTGCTGCGCCAGGTCGGGCTTGGCGATTTTCTGCACAAGCGCCCGTCCGAATTGTCGGGCGGCATGCGCCAGCGCGTGGCGATCTGCCGCGCCCTGATCCACGATCCCGAATTGCTGATGATGGACGAGCCGTTCAGCGCGCTCGATGCGATCACGCGCGACGAGATGAACGAAGCGCTCGCGCGCATCTGGGAAACGCAGCGCAAGACCGGCCTGTTCGTGACCCATTCGATCCGCGAGGCGGTGTTTTTGGCCGACCGCGTGCTCGTGATGAGCGGCCGACCCTCGACGATAGCACTCGATTTCCAAGTGCCGTTCGCGCGGCCGCGCGATCCGGCCCTTGTCGAAACGCCGGAATTTGCCAAAATCTGCGCGATGCTCAAACGCACGATCGAAGCGGGCTATGCGCGCAGTGGCCGGAGTGCGGCATGA
- a CDS encoding ABC transporter permease, with translation MTDIGLTALAEDPAEERRRARLARARKAKLVQAFKHIVLPVLTALAVLLAWEAAVDLNGIPKVILPAPSDIAERIWSIRKLLYANAISTTTEAVAGFAIATSLGIALAASLVYSSWLRAALYPNIVFFQLIPKIALAPLFIVWLGIGAESRLTFAVFISFFPVVIATITGLTNVPGDMLRLCRGLTASNWQIFWAVRFPYALPHLFSGMKIAITFAIIGVVVGEFITANKGLGYLIMFASSMAETTTILAAIAVLCAIGLTLFGFVTLAEKIVLKAYGHKAA, from the coding sequence ATGACCGATATCGGTTTGACCGCCCTTGCCGAGGACCCGGCCGAGGAGCGCCGCCGGGCGCGCCTTGCGCGCGCGCGCAAAGCCAAGCTCGTGCAGGCCTTCAAGCACATTGTGCTGCCGGTGTTGACGGCGCTTGCCGTGCTGCTTGCCTGGGAAGCGGCCGTCGATCTCAACGGCATCCCGAAAGTGATATTGCCGGCGCCGTCGGACATTGCCGAGCGCATCTGGTCGATTCGCAAGCTGCTCTACGCCAATGCAATCTCGACCACGACCGAAGCGGTCGCGGGCTTTGCGATCGCCACCTCGCTCGGCATCGCGCTTGCCGCCAGCCTCGTCTATTCGAGCTGGCTGCGCGCGGCCCTCTATCCGAATATCGTGTTCTTCCAGCTCATTCCGAAGATCGCACTCGCCCCCTTGTTCATCGTGTGGCTCGGCATCGGGGCCGAGAGCCGTTTGACCTTCGCCGTGTTCATCTCGTTCTTCCCGGTCGTGATCGCGACGATCACGGGCCTCACCAACGTGCCCGGCGATATGCTGCGCCTGTGCCGCGGCCTCACTGCATCGAACTGGCAGATTTTTTGGGCGGTGCGCTTTCCTTATGCGCTGCCGCATCTCTTCTCGGGCATGAAGATCGCGATCACCTTCGCGATCATCGGCGTCGTGGTCGGCGAGTTCATCACCGCAAATAAGGGCCTCGGCTATCTCATCATGTTCGCCTCGTCGATGGCCGAGACGACCACGATCCTTGCCGCAATTGCGGTTCTGTGCGCGATCGGGCTCACATTGTTCGGCTTCGTGACGCTGGCCGAAAAGATCGTGCTCAAAGCCTACGGCCACAAGGCTGCCTGA
- a CDS encoding S-(hydroxymethyl)glutathione dehydrogenase/class III alcohol dehydrogenase, which yields MKVRAAVAYKAKSPLVLETIDLEGPKEGEVLVEIKATGICHTDEYTLSGADPEGLFPVVLGHEGAGIVVDVGKGVTTLQKGDHVIPLYTPECRQCKTCLSQKSNLCTAIRATQGKGVMPDGTSRFSCSGSSVLHYMGCSTFANFTVLPEIALAKIRKDAPFDKVCYIGCGVTTGIGAVLHTAKVEPGANVVVFGLGGIGLNVLQGARMAGADMIVGVDINPAREAIARKFGMTHFVNPKDLKGDLVAHLVELTKGGADYSFECVGNTTLMRQALECCHRGWGVSVVVGVAGAGQEISTRPFQLVTGRVWKGTAFGGVRGRTQVPHIVDWYMDGKINIDDLITHVLPHEKINEGFDLMRSGNSIRTVLTY from the coding sequence ATGAAAGTTCGCGCCGCTGTGGCCTACAAAGCAAAATCGCCGCTCGTCCTCGAGACGATCGATCTCGAAGGCCCGAAGGAAGGCGAAGTACTGGTCGAAATCAAAGCGACCGGCATTTGCCATACCGACGAATACACGCTTTCAGGTGCCGACCCCGAAGGGCTGTTTCCTGTCGTGCTCGGCCACGAGGGGGCGGGGATCGTCGTCGATGTCGGCAAGGGGGTTACGACCTTGCAGAAGGGCGACCATGTGATCCCGCTCTACACGCCTGAATGCCGCCAGTGCAAAACCTGCCTCAGCCAGAAATCCAATCTGTGCACCGCGATCCGCGCCACGCAAGGCAAGGGCGTGATGCCGGACGGCACCAGCCGCTTTTCGTGCAGCGGTTCCTCGGTGCTGCATTACATGGGCTGCTCGACCTTCGCGAATTTCACGGTGCTGCCCGAGATCGCATTGGCGAAGATCCGCAAGGACGCGCCGTTCGACAAGGTCTGCTACATCGGCTGCGGGGTCACGACCGGCATCGGGGCCGTGCTGCACACAGCTAAGGTCGAGCCGGGCGCCAACGTCGTTGTGTTCGGGCTCGGCGGCATCGGGCTCAACGTGCTGCAGGGCGCGCGCATGGCGGGGGCCGACATGATCGTCGGCGTCGACATCAACCCCGCGCGCGAGGCGATCGCGCGCAAATTCGGCATGACGCATTTCGTCAACCCGAAGGATCTCAAAGGCGATCTCGTCGCCCATCTGGTCGAACTCACCAAAGGCGGGGCCGATTACAGCTTCGAATGCGTGGGCAACACCACGCTGATGCGCCAAGCGCTCGAATGCTGCCATCGCGGCTGGGGCGTTTCGGTCGTCGTCGGCGTTGCAGGGGCGGGACAAGAGATTTCGACGCGGCCCTTCCAGCTTGTGACCGGGCGCGTGTGGAAGGGGACCGCCTTCGGCGGCGTGCGCGGCCGCACCCAAGTGCCGCATATCGTCGATTGGTACATGGACGGCAAGATCAATATCGACGATCTGATCACCCATGTGCTGCCGCACGAGAAGATCAACGAAGGTTTCGATCTGATGCGCAGCGGCAATTCCATCCGCACCGTTCTGACGTATTGA